The following are from one region of the Aspergillus luchuensis IFO 4308 DNA, chromosome 4, nearly complete sequence genome:
- a CDS encoding MFS transporter (COG:G;~EggNog:ENOG410PMIU;~InterPro:IPR020846,IPR011701,IPR036259;~PFAM:PF07690;~SMCOG1169:sugar transport protein;~TransMembrane:12 (i118-137o157-174i186-205o211-231i243-267o279-300i351-371o391-414i435-454o460-481i493-520o526-548i);~antiSMASH:Cluster_4.7;~go_function: GO:0022857 - transmembrane transporter activity [Evidence IEA];~go_process: GO:0055085 - transmembrane transport [Evidence IEA]), translating into MQSLLQYRRLRRHLHESIKIHGPAAAGDPGSQPSGDILEDFQDAQFDRQVITTASNSVSPQEMPGVVLQNGRRVTVPGVSVHAATDVEHINGKAIFIVGFDGPDDPFNPKNWPVRQKWTTLGIVGTTGFLVGWASSIDSGVIKQGEEAFRVSEVTESLATALYLIAFGFGSLVAAPFSETVGRNPVYLVTLSLLMVFIMASGLSPNLGAQLAFRFIAGLFGCTPLTTFGGSMSDIFDLLDRTYAFPVCCALSFLGPFLAPMVGAFIGQSPDISWRWSEWTSLILAGLITASIFFFVPETYGPVLLQWKARQLRAITGDPRFMAEIELRQTTLPIRLIHSCSRPFKLFFQEIMVALFTMYLVVVYIVLFGFLTGYEFIYGRTYGFSQGSVGLTYIGMNVGFLIALAIVPHVYLSYKRRLQAAIASGQPSLPPEERLWFAMYGAPWLPISLFWMGWTSYPSVSYWSPLIASVAFGFSVQGIFISSYQYLIDTYEIFAASALVSATFMRYIAAGAMVIVSIPMYTNLGVHWSLTLLGCISLLMTPVPYVFYRFGHAIRRRSKTAAA; encoded by the coding sequence ATGCAGTCCCTTCTTCAGTATCGACGTCTGCGCAGACATCTACACGAAAGCATCAAGATCCATGGCCCTGCTGCCGCTGGAGATCCTGGTTCACAACCGTCTGGAGACATCCTTGAAGACTTCCAAGATGCTCAGTTCGACAGGCAAGTTATAACTACTGCTTCTAATTCCGTCTCGCCGCAAGAAATGCCCGGGGTGGTGCTGCAGAACGGGCGGAGAGTGACTGTGCCAGGCGTTAGCGTCCATGCTGCAACCGACGTTGAACATATCAATGGGAAGGCTATCTTCATAGTGGGCTTCGATGGTCCAGACGACCCATTCAATCCGAAGAACTGGCCTGTGAGACAGAAGTGGACGACATTGGGTATAGTTGGCACAACGGGTTTCCTTGTGGGGTGGGCATCTTCCATCGACTCTGGAGTCATCAAACAGGGAGAAGAGGCGTTCAGGGTCAGTGAAGTGACTGAATCTCTTGCCACTGCGCTTTATCTGATCGCATTCGGATTTGGATCCCTTGTGGCGGCGCCTTTCTCGGAAACTGTGGGACGCAACCCCGTCTACCTAGTAACCTTGTCACTTCTTATGGTCTTTATCATGGCCTCTGGTCTATCTCCAAATCTAGGCGCCCAGTTGGCATTCCGTTTCATTGCTGGACTGTTCGGATGCACGCCGCTGACTACATTCGGCGGGAGTATGTCCGACATCTTCGACCTTTTAGATCGTACCTATGCCTTTCCGGTGTGCTGTGCGTTGTCTTTTTTGGGGCCTTTTCTCGCCCCGATGGTCGGTGCGTTCATTGGTCAAAGCCCAGATATCTCCTGGCGCTGGTCAGAGTGGACGTCTCTGATACTCGCTGGGCTTATCACGgcatccatcttcttttttgtgCCCGAGACCTACGGGCCAGTACTTCTGCAATGGAAGGCTCGCCAACTACGCGCAATCACCGGCGACCCTCGTTTCATGGCTGAGATCGAATTGCGCCAAACTACCCTACCCATCCGGTTAATACATAGCTGCTCCCGCCCCTTCAAGCTATTCTTCCAGGAGATTATGGTGGCCCTTTTTACGATGTACTTAGTGGTCGTATACATCGTGCTTTTCGGCTTCCTGACAGGTTACGAATTCATATACGGTCGCACGTATGGCTTTTCACAAGGATCAGTGGGACTCACGTATATTGGAATGAATGTGGGGTTTTTGATTGCACTCGCCATTGTTCCGCATGTCTACCTGTCTTATAAGAGACGGCTTCAAGCAGCCATCGCTAGCGGCCAACCCAGTCTACCACCCGAAGAGCGACTCTGGTTTGCCATGTATGGCGCACCGTGGCTTCCAATATCTCTTttctggatgggatggaccaGTTATCCGTCCGTCTCGTACTGGTCACCTCTAATCGCATCTGTGGCGTTTGGGTTTTCCGTGCAGGGCATTTTCATAAGCAGCTATCAGTATTTGATCGATACGTATGAGATATTTGCTGCTAGTGCTTTAGTGAGCGCGACGTTCATGCGATATATTGCCGCGGGGGCTATGGTCATTGTGTCTATTCCAATGTACACTAATTTGGGTGTTCATTGGTCGCTTACACTGCTGGGGTGTATCTCCCTACTGATGACGCCGGTCCCGTATGTCTTCTATAGATTCGGACATGCTATTCGGCGAAGGAGCAAGACTGCTGCAGCGTAA